DNA from Desmodus rotundus isolate HL8 chromosome X, HLdesRot8A.1, whole genome shotgun sequence:
AGGCTATGCTTGGCATgtttgaggaagagcaagaaggcCAGCATACCTTAAGTAATGATGAAATAAGTGATGGATATGAGATGAGTTAGTAACTTATGGCTTTGGCCTTAATACTGAGGCATTTCTCAGAAGTTACGTTGTAGGCTTAAGCACAGCCAAGATTGGGACTGAAATCCTGCTCTGCACAGGTCACCAGGAGACAGTCTACACGTATCTGTagttttattattcattctttATCACCTCCTCAAAATTCACAGCCAAGATTGGGACTGAAATCCTGCTCTGCACAGGTCACCAGGAGACAGTCTACACGTATCTGTagttttattattcattctttATCACCTCCTCAAAATTCCTTGAGTTCCCATTTGTTTTATGACTGAAAGTCTGAGTTTAATGACAGAGACTGTGAGATGAAGGATGAGGGGTATCTGTGGGGTGAATGACGGGAATCTGTGGAATGATGGGAATGATCTGGGGTGAGTGATGGACGATCTACTGGGTAATTGGGGTTTGAGGTGTGAGTGGTAGAAGTCTGAGGTGAATAATGGGCATTTTATGGAGCAAATGAAAGGCTGTTGTGGGGAAAGTAGTAGGTGTTTTAAGTGTTATTGAGGAGTATATGAGGTGAGTGATAGGAGGGTCTGTGGGTGTGAGCTTTGTGGGGTCTCTTGGGTAAATGATAGGGATCTTTAGGGTAGTGATGGGTGAGTGTGTGGGGTCAGTGATGAGGGTCTTTGGAGTTAAAAGGATGTCTGTGAGATGAATGATGGGGTGTCTGTGGGGTGCCTACTCAGGAGACAAGAGGCTGATGAGTAAATTCAAGAACTTgaagatttggaaaattctcagcctgTCCCTattgcaaaaaaagagaaagtgtgtTCTGAAGAGAACTCCAAGGGTGTGGGTAGATCGCTACTTCAAAGAGATTGCAGGTATGTGACTCATGAATATAATCAGCCATCTTGGGAATCTCCGAGGTTAGTGGTGGAGGTTTGTGAGGTCTATGTGATTGAAGGTCCACATGTGATGAGGATGGGGATCTATGGCTGACAGAATGGCGGTCTGTGGAATGAGTGAGTGATGGAGGGATCTGTGGGGTCAGTTATGGGGCATCTTTGCAGTCAGTAATTAAAGGTCTCTCAGCGTTAGGGTcaaggccttttatttcttggtTTTAAAAATTGCCACCGCTGCAAACCTCTTAGGTTCTCTTGGACTTTTGTCCCAACAGCTCCTGGCAGTAGCTCCACACAGCTCCTTTCTTCCCCATTTCTGGCCCTTTTGGTGCCTGCCCATCAGCCTGAGTTTGACAGATCAATTCACTTTGTCCTTTCAACCTGTGGGAGCAAGGATTGGACTCTTCTGGCAGATGGATTGTTTGTCATCAGCCAGTGTTCAAGCCTAGTCCATCCCTCATTAGATCTACTTGCTCTTGGTTTTTGTGGCTTTGGCATCCAGCAGGCTCTGGGCATGGGTGATCTGCTTCACAGAATCGAACACGAGGATTCCGGGTAGCACCATCCACAGGGAATTCAAGAAAACAAAGTAGAACCAGAAGTAAAGCGGGTGGCCCAGCTCCCCATGCTGGAATCCATCACGGTACTCCGTCAGGAAGTAGAGTACATCCCCATACATCTGACCtgtgggaggtggaagggaaaGGGGTAAACCCTGTGAGAAGGAGGAGCTATTCCAAAGCATTTTTCAAGCCATCATTCATGCTCTCAGCACTTAGGATCCCCAAATTCAGAGAGCTAAGAATTCTGAACTCATATGGCTGCAAAGTTGAAAGATCAGAAAAGTGAGAATTCTAGAAATCAGAACCTGAGAATTTCATAACCCAGGAGAGTTTGTATTTCCAAAATTTAAGGAAGCTCAAAATCCTTTAATTCAAGACAGCTCAGGATTCCAGGACTAAAGAGAACTCACATTTTTTAGAAGTAAATAAAGCTAACCATGTAAGAACACAAGAGGACTAGATCTCAGACGAAAGAGGCTCAAAATCCTAAGCCTAGAGGACCAAAGTGCTTCCTGCCAGCATGGACCACCTCATGTAAGCTTCACAGGAGACTTtgtgatggaggaggaggagaaatgaaCACCTCCTGCTTGAGAAGACAGGCTGAGAGGGGCATGGCTGTTCTGGAATTTCAAGGAGTGTGTCATGCAGTCTGACTCAACCCTGGATAGGCATAATTGAGAGATCCCACCAACGTGGATGCCACCCATGTATTTGCATCCCTGATAATTCCTCCAGCACCAAGTGTGCACCCTCTCCTCACCCACAGAGACCACGAGCTGTAGGACAAAGCGGAGAGGCTGCTGGCGGAGAAAGGCAACCACCACCCAAATGCTGAGTGGTCCCCACAGGAAAGCTGTCAAAGTCTCCATGCATATCATGAAGTTGTCATTCCTGTGGGAGAAGGAATGGTATGACACTGGCATCACTGTGCTCTAACCACAGGGCACCCCGTTAGTGCTCTCTGACTTACAACCACCCCAAACCAATTCAGGTATCCCTTGATAGAGGCAAAGACTTACAGGATGTATCGGCTGTCTCCCTTGGCATACTCTTTCCCTGAAGAAGACAAGAGACATACATGAAGAATAAAGGCAGGAAAAGGAACTGAGGGCCCATGTAATAATGCAGGCTTTATAACCTCTccatgcctccatttcctcatctgaaatggGGTAGCTGTTTGGATTTTAGAGTTAATACATATGTACAAGATAATGTGTGCAAACCTAACATAGAACAGTAAGTGTTTCTGTGATTGGTATTCACTAAATATCTGTAGAATAAAAGGAGGCAGGTAGAGATGATGGAGTGAATGAAGTAGCCAATGAaaaagagggggaagaggaagagggaaagagggaggaagggagagagagagagaaaatgaaggtgaacagataaattaatgaaagagcgagcagaaaatcagtaagaaaaaggcaGATCACACAATATAAAATAGTCAGGAGACTGGAGTATGTTCTTCACTTAAGAGGATTTCCAAATGGTCATTaagtaaaagcaaattaaaaccacataaTGAGCTATCACTCACATCTACTAGAGGGACTACAATTTAAGAAACACCTGACCATTCCAAGTGTCAGTGACGATGTAGAACTCTCATATACtgctggtgagaatataaaaCGGTGCAGCCATTTTTGAAAGCAGTTTAGCAGTTTTTCATAAAGTTAAACACACATCTACCATACACCCCAGCCACTCCTtcatatttacccaagagaaatgaaagcagatgtccacacaaaaacttgtataacaatgttcacagcagttttCTTCATGAGGCCAAAAAGGAGTATTGCTTATAATAGCAAAAGCCTGGGGGAAATCCCACCAATACTAGACAAGTCAAATAATTCTGTAACATCTATGCTTTGAAAGCCCTTTATGAACTGATGAGGAATGCCCTGGTTTAAAAAAGCAAAGTTCAGAAGTGTCTATAGCATGTTATCATTTGTTtacacaaaagggaaaaataaaaacaatgatgacAGTAATAGTTATAGAGCATCTATTGTCtgccaaataataataataataaacacttatATGGCACCTACTGTTTGCCAAACAGTGTTCTAAGTGCCTTACATATATTTGGGTATTACTATTATCCCTCTTTTACATTTGAAGCAAACTGAGGCTTCtgtgtataatttatatgtaaataaactctggaaaaaaacaagcaatcactAATAGTGTTTAATAATTGGCAAAACTTGGTGGACAGAAGGTAGATTTTCTCTACATACCTCTTTAAATGGTTTGCTTTTTGACccatgtgaatatatatgtgaCAAGAatttaagttacatttttaaacaaattaatagaAGAGTTGGTAGGCAGCTAAACATTTAAGCCAATTCCTGCACAGAAAATTCCCTCCCATAGCACATGAAAGAACTCACAGAGTTGGGACAAGAAGGCTTGGTCTCCAAGAAGGTCCTTGTGGTAGAGACTGAACCAGCCCTCAATCACTAAGTGAATGAAGCCACACACTGCAAACCAGCACAAGGACAGTCGCCTCCAGCTTCCCAGTGGGATGACAGCAGCACGTCCTGACAACAGCCATGTGGTCACAACTAAGACCCCAGAGGCAGAGAAGAGGCCAGCCAGTATATGCCAGGTAGGGCAGTCATTAGGCACAAAGTTGTCCAGTCTCAGGTGCCGAGGCCAGTATGGGTGCAAGGGACTGGCATTGTTGGCCATATCTTTGTTGGCTGAAGGCTGTGTGTGGataagtagaaagaagaaaagagtaagagaaaatctgaacaaataaaaagcacagaATGAGATCATAAATTCAAATCCAAATGGTTTATTATCACAAGAAATGCAAATGGACTAAATTTATTAGTTAATAGACTTGTAAAACTGgactaaaaacaaaatgtaattatatGCTGTTTTAAAAACGTGGCTATAAGGCCACAGGAAGGCTGAAATCTTGTTTCTGCTCTCTGGGAGCCATATGATATGGTAGACACAGTAACCAGACCAGTTCCCTGCCATCAGGGGTCAGTGTCGGCTGAGAAAAACACAGACACCAGGTTGAGTCCCATTGGAGGGGTCAGTGTCTTGCCTCGTTCAGCGGATAGGTATTCCCTCTCTGcagcagggcagaagggagaagACTAATGAGAACTACAACCTTCAGGTTCAATGTATGGAAAGCCACATGCTTCCCGCAACAGCGTACACCAACTTCAACctgcaagaaaaaggaaagtggaaGGCACAGGTCTAGCGCTTTTGGCGCTTACAATGAAAAAGGAGAGTTAAATACAGAGACCACCAATCAGAACTAGAACCCTCTAGTCCAGCTGCCCAATGAGAAGGAGGACCTTCTGTAGTCCGGACAACCACGCagtagcggggggggggggggtatcgCGCAGGCGCGTGGGGGTGGTAGGAAGAGTGGCGGGGTGGAAGGGAAGGGTCTTGCACGGGTGCGCCCGGGGGTGGCCGTATAGCAGTGGAAAGCTAAGGGATGGAGTGGCCGCCCAGGCGCGGGGGCACTCACCCAGCGGCGCTGTCGCAGCGGTTTCTCCTACAAGTTCCTAGCTTTCTTGAGGATCTCTTGTGGGGTCTGATACAGCCCAAGTTCAGACCNNNNNNNNNNNNNNNNNNNNNNNNNNNNNNNNNNNNNNNNNNNNNNNNNNNNNNNNNNNNNNNNNNNNNNNNNNNNNN
Protein-coding regions in this window:
- the EBP gene encoding 3-beta-hydroxysteroid-Delta(8),Delta(7)-isomerase; this encodes MANNASPLHPYWPRHLRLDNFVPNDCPTWHILAGLFSASGVLVVTTWLLSGRAAVIPLGSWRRLSLCWFAVCGFIHLVIEGWFSLYHKDLLGDQAFLSQLWKEYAKGDSRYILNDNFMICMETLTAFLWGPLSIWVVVAFLRQQPLRFVLQLVVSVGQMYGDVLYFLTEYRDGFQHGELGHPLYFWFYFVFLNSLWMVLPGILVFDSVKQITHAQSLLDAKATKTKSK